One genomic region from Yarrowia lipolytica chromosome 1C, complete sequence encodes:
- a CDS encoding uncharacterized protein (Compare to YALI0C12496g, weakly similar to uniprot|P36589 Schizosaccharomyces pombe Cell division control protein 14), whose amino-acid sequence MDRPFIMESSLSTAITNTTSSSPKRIYAGLQQIRSIFKSLVRAARQTSNIDLCSNFEEYSQLQESFEYNVASNLVTTIERMLTSADTIQHLPFAIDLLRGALLLHQPSRRIFATENNMGLFIKLLGTPQAVDVTIRALVACLLREVPNIRLFEHMGGLATICTLFKRKETPKDVKLKILEFLFFYLIPETQTRQNVDKSKTLYRQTMLRDNVYRLTTEDKQIMLGKYLSNVNGLVRELHESKPFGDMILEW is encoded by the coding sequence ATGGACAGACCTTTCATCATGGAGAGCTCTCTTTCCACGGCGATTACAAACACAACGTCGTCGTCGCCCAAGCGGATATACGCCGGTCTGCAGCAAATCCGATCGATTTTCAAGAGTCTGGttcgagctgctcgacaGACGTCCAACATTGATCTATGCTCCAACTTCGAGGAGTACTCGCAGTTGCAGGAGTCGTTCGAGTATAATGTGGCATCTAACCTCGTGACGACCATTGAACGCATGCTTACCAGCGCAGACACCATCCAGCATCTCCCCTTTGCCATCGATCTCCTTCGAGGAGCTCTTTTGCTGCATCAACCCAGTCGGCGCATCTTTGCCACCGAAAACAACATGGGCCTGTtcatcaagctgcttgGAACCCCCCAGGCCGTTGACGTGACGATTCGAGCGCTGGTCGCTTGTTTGCTGCGTGAAGTGCCCAACATCCGACTGTTTGAACACATGGGAGGCCTGGCCACCATCTGCACGCTGTTCAAGCGAAAGGAGACTCCCAAGGACGTGAAGCTCAAGATCCTCGAgtttctcttcttctaccTCATCCCCGAGACTCAGACCAGGCAGAACGTGGACAAATCCAAGACTCTGTACCGACAGACCATGTTGAGAGACAATGTGTACCGCCTGACGACCGAGGACAAGCAGATCATGCTAGGCAAGTATCTCAGTAACGTCAACGGACTTGTTCGAGAGCTGCATGAGAGCAAGCCCTTTGGCGATATGATTCTTGAGTGGTGA
- a CDS encoding uncharacterized protein (Compare to YALI0C12595g, similar to uniprot|Q02895 Saccharomyces cerevisiae YPL088w putative aryl-alcohol dehydrogenase), whose translation MVLIESGHDYGYIRLSRIAPTCLIEELKAPFFSFPTFERTHYPTLTYKRNRSTQHITSCAFTTSRRHLLYQQLHSLDMSLPLTDKSFKRLGNSGLKVSSIIVGCMSFGSSNWAPWVIGDEERSLELLKAAYDRGLRTFDTASTYSNGLSEVLLGKFLRKYNIPREKVVIMTKVFFPVAEEGLHGETILGGRSEEEMLEFTNRIGLSRKNIIASVDDCCERLGTYIDLLQIHRLDDECPYEEIMKALHDCVESGKARYLGASSMRAVEFVELQNVAEKHGWTKFISMQSLYNLINREDERELNWYCNKTGVGLIPWSPLARGILARPRSAEDTARSGSDLRMMLFDKDHDSTAEIIDRVEKMAKKKGVAMATIATAWVLHKGAMPIVGFSSEKRMDEALAALDVEFDAMDLKYLEDAYEPVKYKM comes from the coding sequence ATGGTATTGATCGAATCAGGGCATGATTATGGCTATATACGTCTTTCCCGAATCGCGCCAACTTGTTTAATTGAGGAATTAAAGGcccccttcttctcgttcCCCACCTTTGAACGAACACACTATCCAACCCTAACTTATAAGCGAAACCGATCTACACAACACATCACTTCCTGCGCTTTTACCACAAGTCGTCGACATCTCCTTTACCAGCAATTACACTCTCTCGACATGTCTCTGCCACTCACCGATAAATCTTTCAAGCGTCTGGGCAACTCTGGCCTCAAGGTGTCCTCCATCATTGTGGGATGTATGTCGTTTGGTTCTAGCAACTGGGCTCCTTGGGTCATTGGAGACGAAGAGCGGTccctggagctgctgaagGCTGCCTACGACCGAGGTTTGCGAACGTTCGATACCGCCTCCACCTACTCCAACGGTCTCTCCGAGGTGCTACTGGGCAAGTTTCTGCGAAAGTACAACATCCCACGAGAGAAGGTGGTCATTATGACCAAGGTGTTCTTCCCcgtggccgaggagggaCTCCACGGAGAGACCATTCTCGGCGGTCgatcggaggaggagatgctgGAGTTCACCAACCGAATCGGACTGTCTCGAAAGAACATTATTGCCTCGGTGGACGACTGCTGTGAACGACTCGGCACTTACATTGATCTGCTGCAGATCCATCGACTCGACGACGAGTGTCCCTACGAGGAGATCATGAAGGCCCTGCATGACTGTGTTGAGTCTGGCAAAGCCCGCTACCTAGGAGCCTCTTCCATGCGAGCCGTGGAGTTTGTGGAGCTGCAGAACGTGGCTGAGAAGCATGGCTGGACCAAGTTTATCTCTATGCAGTCTCTTTACAACCTCATCAACCGGGAGGACGAGCGGGAACTCAACTGGTACTGCAACAAGACTGGTGTTGGTCTCATTCCCTGGTCTCCTCTGGCTCGAGGCATTCTTGCGCGACCCAGAAGTGCTGAAGACACTGCTCGGTCCGGTTCTGATCTGCGAATGATGCTGTTCGACAAGGACCACGACTCCACTGCCGAGATCATCGACCGGGTCgagaagatggccaagaagaagggcgtTGCCATGGCCACAATCGCCACCGCCTGGGTCCTTCACAAGGGTGCCATGCCCATTGTTGGTTTCTCGTCCGAGAAGCGAATGGATGAGGCTCTGGCCGCCCTGGACGTTGAGTTTGATGCCATGGACTTGAAGTACCTCGAGGATGCTTACGAGCCCGTCAAGTACAAGATGTAA
- a CDS encoding uncharacterized protein (Truncated form of YALI0C12430g, some similarities with uniprot|Q12232 Saccharomyces cerevisiae YOR154w, similar to Saccharomyces cerevisiae SLP1 (YOR154W); ancestral locus Anc_1.77): MNLWKLVLTAGLVMCESQAGQPTPSHPAPTLRSFEEWRIHNLLQSGQNLGSTPGSGPGHSNGGGGGSEPEMDPFTGEIDFLFAASDDPGKTYKDRFNYASFDCGATVVKSNKDVKGAGAILVENKDSYLLNKCVAGSKHVIIELCQDILVDQVVVGNYEFFSSMFKDIRISVADRYPVASGEWRVLGDFTADNIRDLQTFDITVPQIWARYVKIEFLSHWGHEYYCPISVVRVHGTTMMEEWKRSGGEGDIVAGEKLDESLQEETAQFEKAEETLHEEKMIQENVVEKSNPSLNHTVIEKGECIPKLSLDKVKLGLNEYCRLDEFYRKIERNNSNNNTDTTTNNQSNNSTTTPPTQESIYKTIMKRLSLLESNATLSLQYVEEQSKVLRDLLYKIEKKQNSKIDDFLFHFNATVLQQLVMFSQQREQKLNRAILELDLQKSQTDKNMAAISQRFAMLADDLVFQKRMSMFQGLILLVVLIFVALTRGTGPELSRRSRLMFNTDDSEDNSDFGSFRRHLRRNFKRNISSLSPRWSLNLTPQSPVSDDGVDEGLGLDSDSEDEHIESPPPPRTLGSPLATPGPKKKKSRSLYDEPVQWAGDTPEPVDYMSPGR; encoded by the coding sequence ATGAACCTCTGGAAACTGGTCCTCACGGCGGGGTTGGTGATGTGCGAGTCTCAGGCGGGCCAACCGACGCCGTCGCACCCGGCCCCGACGCTGCGATCGTTCGAAGAGTGGCGAATACACAACCTGTTGCAGAGCGGGCAGAACCTTGGATCGACGCCAGGAAGCGGTCCCGGACACAGTAAcggcggtggtggaggcAGCGAGCCGGAAATGGACCCGTTCACGGGCGAAATCGACTTTCTCTTCGCGGCGTCCGACGACCCGGGCAAGACCTACAAGGATCGGTTCAACTACGCGTCGTTCGACTGCGGAGCTACGGTCGTCAAGAGCAACAAAGATGTCAAGGGAGCAGGGGCCATTCTCgtggagaacaaggactCGTACCTACTCAACAAATGTGTGGCCGGCAGCAAACATGTGATCATCGAGCTGTGCCAGGACATTCTCGTCGACCAGGTGGTGGTCGGCAACTACGagttcttctcgtccatgttCAAAGACATCCGAATCAGCGTGGCCGATCGATACCCCGTGGCATCTGGAGAATGGAGAGTGCTTGGTGACTTTACAGCCGACAACATCCGAGATCTACAGACTTTTGACATCACCGTTCCTCAGATCTGGGCGCGATACGTCAAGATCGAGTTCCTCTCACACTGGGGACACGAGTACTACTGTCCCATATCTGTGGTCAGAGTCCATGGAACCACCATGATGGAGGAATGGAAACGCAGTGGAGGAGAGGGTGACATTGTCGCGGGCGAAAAGCTGGACGAATCTCTTCAGGAAGAAACGGCTCAGTTTGAAAAGGCTGAGGAGACGCTCCATGAAGAGAAGATGATCCAGGAGAATGTGGTTGAGAAGTCCAACCCTTCGCTGAACCATACCGTCATCGAAAAGGGCGAATGCATCCCCAAACTGTCGCTGGACAAGGTCAAACTGGGCCTCAACGAATACTGCCGTTTGGATGAGTTCTACCGCAAGATTGAACGTAACAACAGCAATAACAACACCgataccaccaccaacaaccaATCTAACAACTCCacaacaactccaccgACTCAAGAGTCAATCTACAAGACTATCATGAAACGTCTGTCTCTACTTGAGTCTAACGCAaccctctctctccagtACGTTGAGGAGCAATCCAAGGTGCTCAGAGACTTGTTGTACAAGATTGAAAAGAAGCAAAACTCCAAGATTGACGACTTTTTGTTCCATTTCAATGCCACCGTGCTGCAACAGCTTGTCATGTTCTCTCAACAACGAGAACAGAAGCTCAATAGAGCcatccttgagcttgatCTGCAAAAGAGCCAAACAGACAAGAACATGGCTGCCATTTCGCAACGGTTTGCCATGCTGGCCGATGATCTTGTCTTTCAAAAACGAATGTCCATGTTCCAGGGTCTCATCCTTTTGGTGGTGCTCATCTTTGTGGCTCTGACTCGAGGTACCGGTCCCGAGTTATCTCGAAGATCACGATTGATGTTCAATACAGACGACTCGGAAGACAACTCTGACTTTGGGTCCTTCAGACGCCATCTGAGACGCAACTTCAAGCGAAATATCAGCAGTTTGTCTCCCAGATGGTCGCTGAATCTCACTCCTCAGTCCCCTGTGAGTGATGATGGAGTGGATGAGGGTCTGGGACTCGATAGCGACAGTGAAGACGAGCATATCGAGTCCCCGCCACCTCCCAGGACTCTTGGAAGTCCTCTAGCTACTCCGGGacccaaaaagaagaagtccCGTTCGTTATATGATGAGCCTGTTCAGTGGGCAGGAGATACCCCTGAGCCGGTGGACTACATGAGTCCTGGGaggtga
- a CDS encoding uncharacterized protein (Compare to YALI0C12474g, similar to uniprot|Q99186 Saccharomyces cerevisiae YOL062C APM4 Mu2-like subunit of the clathrin associated protein complex (AP-2)) — MISAILLYNQKGEVLISRLYRDGLRRSIADVFRIQVISNPEVRSPILTIGSTSFMHCKSEDMYVVAVNRSNVDAGMVFEFLYKIVALGKSYFGSFNEQSVKENFTLVYELLDEMIDFGLPQNTEMDMLKQYIQTEAKRSGSESGSSAVSVSVPDALSRSKSMKALKRSKTITSQITGATPWRRDNVKHHRNEMFVDVVEKVNLLISPTGSVLVANVDGTIHMKSQLSGVPECTFGLNDTLRLDQEHDEDDPRSSKRGGRRGSTAPTGSVGLQDCVFHHCVKLNNFDHDRSINFVPPDGEFELMHYKCVENLSIPFKVVPSVQIVGKSRVEYDIVIKANFPKQQTATNVVINIPTPRNAAKTTINASNGKAKYDSSTNQIVWKVSRISGGSEISLRATAELTFTTEKTPWNKPPISMDFEITMITCSGLVVRYLKVFEKSNYNTVKWVRYLMKGGSYEIRF, encoded by the exons ATGATTTCGGCTATTCTACTGTACAACCAGAAGGGCGAGGTGCTGATCTCGCGTCTCTACCGCGACGGGTTGCGGAGAAGCATTGCCGATGTCTTTCGAATTCAGGTCATTAGTAATCCCGAG GTACGATCACCGATTCTTACCATTGGTTCAACCTCCTTCATGCACTGCAAGTCCGAGGACATGTATGTCGTTGCGGTGAACCGGTCGAACGTGGATGCCGGCATGGTGTTTGAGTTCCTCTACAAGATTGTCGCCCTCGGCAAATCCTACTTTGGCTCTTTCAACGAGCAGAGCGTCAAGGAGAACTTCACTCTGGTCTACGAACTGCTTGACGAGATGATCGACTTTGGCCTTCCCCAAAACACAGAGATGGATATGCTGAAGCAGTATATTCAGACGGAGGCCAAGCGAAGTGGCAGCGAGTCTGGCTCCAGCgccgtgtctgtgtctgttccCGACGCCCTGAGTAGATCGAAATCCATGAAGGCTCTCAAACGGtccaagaccatcaccTCGCAAATCACAGGTGCCACTCCCTGGAGACGAGACAACGTCAAGCATCACCGAAACGAAATGTTCGTGGATGTTGTCGAGAAGGTCAACCTACTCATTTCGCCCACCGGCTCTGTGCTTGTTGCTAATGTCGATGGAACCATTCACATGAAGTCGCAACTCAGTGGAGTGCCAGAATGCACTTTTGGACTGAACGATACTCTTCGTCTCGACCAGGAGcacgacgaggacgaccCTAGATCGTCCAAGCGAGGTGGCAGACGTGGCTCCACTGCCCCCACCGGCTCTGTGGGTCTACAGGACTGTGTTTTCCACCACTGTGTCAAGCTGAATAACTTTGACCACGACCGGTCGATCAATTTTGTGCCTCCAGATGGTGAATTTGAGCTCATGCATTACAAGTGCGTGGAGAACCTAAGCATCCCGTTCAAGGTGGTCCCCAGTGTGCAGATTGTCGGAAAGTCACGAGTCGAATACGATATCGTTATCAAGGCGAACTTCCCCAAGCAGCAGACAGCTACCAACGTCGTCATCAACATTCCCACGCCTCGAAACGCGGCAAAAACCACCATCAACGCATCCAACGGCAAGGCGAAGTACGACTCGTCGACCAACCAGATTGTGTGGAAGGTGTCGCGTATCAGTGGAGGCTCTGAGATTTCTCTCCGAGCCACAGCCGAACTCACATTTACCACGGAGAAGACGCCGTGGAACAAGCCGCCCATTTCGATGGACTTTGAAATCACCATGATCACGTGCTCCGGTCTGGTGGTGAGGTACCTcaaggtgtttgagaagaGCAATTACAACACCGTTAAGTGGGTACGATACTTGATGAAGGGTGGAAGCTACGAGATTAGATTTTGA
- a CDS encoding uncharacterized protein (Compare to YALI0C12573g, no similarity): MTIAGLSQHLKPFYYKVKHGNTSLAKDKGKVFIDGDCFALRLTATGHYTLRSDWGGICQRVDEFMAYWKDWDIGAIIFDGQGPEIDRVASQQEVDDQMRFMCRFPFLGGRPNSVSAIVYDYIRDKYPHLNVIATASAQKHEILASTVYQYARYNRSEKVFLLGKDNRYAAYHWPENVHLCKIHTLKHDWEVSMLYPPRLLKKEPRLHCFELAFLCMERFTGNSSFKEVKKWLRTNDKYHKWREYQQNVLDTKHKLIKPYKHINLETDCFEVQRALNIIRNTSTVYKQMPLLNEPFWAESAFLAGRPWRSVAYELLMDRVQYMADARMHFVEGRREGSTIAMTKIPVCDRYREKEPDVYPPLASMMNRLQKITMKGLKRQIVTEIFKYTTSKNEDTRLDYEEEPYRKLVEVYMLQIWGTKKPATKEPDLTYRKLEWSDKSMYLNPTCLRIYNKLYACVYSLIILQSVVKLPYHFTMADLDSLLWIKLWKKHVGEPSMTREELARIADPPHLTDQFYSYSSDNSLRNKLHEARWKCLRLMNEGDDEGVVEAEKNVAEAEYNLVEAELDRQEKLQKAPVTALLLMTEYRKLLKDLEASNSDGLTPRFNVRLMKGRLERISDKMRYQYDDLFELVNSEYSWREGKEKEAIEQDRLRREEHREIEEERRQQEEQMAKDRNAEGCKPQIPEEAQNPEQDTHDSDSLFLSGSEVGDYDHTTEFGGYDIEEDNNEDF; encoded by the coding sequence ATGACGATAGCAGGACTCTCTCAGCACCTTAAGCCGTTCTATTACAAGGTCAAACATGGAAACACATCTCTCGCCAAGGACAAAGGAAAAGTATTTATCGACGGCGACTGTTTTGCGCTTCGATTGACCGCCACAGGTCACTACACCCTGAGAAGCGACTGGGGAGGCATTTGCCAACGGGTGGACGAGTTCATGGCTTACTGGAAAGACTGGGACATTGGAGCAATCATTTTCGATGGCCAGGGACCCGAAATCGACCGGGTGGCGTCGCAGCAAGAGGTGGACGACCAAATGAGATTCATGTGTCGATTTCCGTTTCTCGGAGGACGTCCCAATTCCGTGTCGGCCATTGTCTACGACTACATACGCGACAAGTACCCTCATCTGAACGTGATTGCGACGGCTTCGGCTCAGAAGCACGAGATTCTCGCCAGTACAGTCTACCAATATGCCCGATACAACCGAAGCGAAAAGGTTTTTCTCTTGGGCAAGGATAACAGGTACGCGGCCTACCACTGGCCCGAGAATGTCCACTTGTGCAAGATTCACACTCTCAAACATGACTGGGAGGTGTCCATGCTCTACCCTCCTCGATTGCTGAAGAAAGAGCCCCGACTACACTGTTTCGAGCTGGCTTTCCTGTGTATGGAACGATTTACGGgcaacagcagcttcaAGGAGGTCAAAAAGTGGCTGCGGACAAATGACAAGTACCACAAATGGCGAGAATACCAGCAAAATGTTCTGGACACCAAACACAAGCTCATCAAGCCCTACAAACACATCAATCTAGAGACGGACTGCTTCGAGGTCCAACGAGCGCTCAACATAATCAGAAACACAAGCACCGTGTACAAACAGATGCCGCTTTTGAACGAGCCATTTTGGGCCGAAAGCGCTTTTCTGGCCGGTCGTCCATGGAGATCTGTGGCGTACGAGTTGTTGATGGATAGAGTCCAATACATGGCCGATGCCCGGATGCATTTTGTCGAGGGAAGAAGAGAGGGCTCCACTATTGCTATGACTAAGATTCCTGTGTGCGACAGGTATCGAGAAAAGGAGCCTGATGTTTATCCCCCCTTGGCTAGCATGATGAACCGACTGCAGAAGATTACCATGAAGGGACTCAAGCGACAGATTGTGACGGAGATCTTCAAGTACACCACTTCCAAGAATGAGGATACCCGGTTGGATTACGAGGAGGAACCTTACAGAAAGTTGGTTGAAGTCTACATGCTGCAGATCTGGGGTACCAAAAAGCCCGCGACCAAAGAACCTGATTTGACATATCGGAAGCTCGAGTGGAGCGATAAGAGCATGTATCTGAACCCCACTTGTCTGCGTATTTACAACAAGCTGTATGCGTGTGTCTACTCTCTGATCATCTTGCAGTCTGTTGTCAAGTTGCCCTATCATTTCACCATGGCCGATCTTGACAGTCTTCTGTGGATCAAGCTATGGAAGAAGCATGTGGGCGAGCCCAGTATGACACGTGAAGAGCTGGCTCGTATCGCCGATCCTCCCCATTTGACTGACCAGTTTTACAGCTACAGCTCCGACAACAGTCTGCGAAACAAGCTGCATGAGGCTCGGTGGAAGTGTCTTCGGTTGATGAATGAGGGAGACGACGAGGGTGTTGTTGAAGCTGAAAAGAATGTTGCTGAGGCGGAATACAACCTCGTGGAGGCCGAGTTAGACAGACAGGAAAAACTCCAGAAGGCTCCTGTCACCGCTCTGCTCTTGATGACCGAGTACAGGAAGCTGCTgaaggatctggaggcCTCTAATAGTGACGGACTGACACCCAGGTTCAATGTTCGACTGATGAAGGGTCGACTGGAGCGCATTAGCGACAAGATGAGATACCAGTATGATGATTTGTTCGAGTTGGTGAACTCTGAGTATTCGTGGAGGGAAGGTAAAGAGAAAGAAGCCATTGAACAGGATCGATTGCGGAGAGAAGAACACAGGGAAATTGAAGAAGAGCGACGGCaacaggaggagcagatggcGAAGGACAGAAATGCTGAAGGATGCAAGCCACAGATCCCCGAGGAGGCACAGAACCCTGAACAGGACACGCATGATAGCGACAGCCTGTTTCTGTCTGGGAGTGAAGTTGGAGACTACGATCATACAACCGAGTTCGGTGGGTATGATATTGAAGAGGACAATAATGAGGACTTTTAG
- a CDS encoding uncharacterized protein (Compare to YALI0C12551g, weakly similar to ca|CA1196|IPF10394 Candida albicans unknown function), translating into MPYTITTEITIETSPEVVSNILFDFKNYHQWNSWLKVSGGPPREKEATFYFDLIGSRLAVYATQPARTSSYTPIVALASPSVLKWCRGDKHKWALDGEHTFEIIASKENTGRCTFRQGEKFTGTLAKGLSLTGYYERQRDSYERMNRELKLFAEEMVHSDEFVERFSEERERHNFKSHHFNID; encoded by the coding sequence ATGCCCTACACAATCACCACCGAAATCACCATTGAAACATCGCCAGAGGTGGTTTCGAACATTCTCTTCGACTTCAAAAACTACCACCAGTGGAATTCATGGCTCAAGGTCAGTGGAGGTCCGCCAAGAGAGAAAGAAGCCACCTTTTATTTCGATCTCATAGGCTCCAGGCTAGCCGTATATGCAACACAGCCGGCAAGGACCTCTTCATACACACCCATCGTGGCGCTGGCCTCGCCTAGTGTTCTCAAATGGTGTCGAGGCGACAAACACAAGTGGGCTCTGGACGGTGAACACACCTTTGAGATCATCGCGTCTAAAGAGAACACTGGGCGATGTACATTCAGACAAGGCGAGAAGTTCACGGGAACCTTGGCTAAAGGTCTGAGTCTCACAGGCTACTACGAGCGTCAAAGGGACTCGTATGAGCGCATGAACCGAGAACTCAAGTTGTTTGCCGAGGAAATGGTGCATTCAGATGAGTTTGTTGAGCGGTTTTCCGAGGAGCGAGAACGGCACAACTTCAAGAGTCACCACTTCAACATTGACTAA
- a CDS encoding uncharacterized protein (Compare to YALI0C12518g, no similarity), whose protein sequence is MFMKHSGNLDTRLLKAVMVAPMPLYRRFEFLTRHLSVRDQSDYLPMINDFKSAHTHAKQTRDYEPLTEMCSGFFRAIAQYVGLVDDSSSTPAAHERQFNMDRKSFLKDPRQQFLVVSYLQSVAYALRNSPIDDFIKCCRLPCLLPDAGVTWYSQRDDNHWGDVLACIEAPESTRSELSITAVCADKQIADMLERYTKVINHLPSSERKLLAARGSWFPRLPAKGDSALMWSVGSHEEVSDASAVQAVKPVSTATHTPSATSRATRAAPRGNVATTRTRFAAVFHVSFTQDRTRSTNAPILKSYSSPVLTAWDFSTMSCACPLMTRSSTFTSLVSSFLSNSALCSCCGRSKTGPRSRASSSHTLATSLPGRIHQAWYTIGTRWLSKQDVSVN, encoded by the coding sequence ATGTTCATGAAACACTCTGGTAACCTTGACACCCGCCTCCTCAAGGCCGTCATGGTCGCTCCAATGCCTCTGTACCGGAGATTCGAGTTCCTGACGCGCCACCTCTCTGTCAGGGACCAGTCGGACTATTTGCCCATGATCAACGACTTCAAGTCTGCCCACACGCACGCTAAGCAGACTCGTGATTATGAACCCCTCACTGAGATGTGCTCGGGTTTCTTCCGCGCCATTGCTCAATACGTTGGACTTGTTGACGACAGCTCTTCTACTCCTGCAGCCCATGAGCGACAGTTCAACATGGATCGCAAGTCTTTCTTGAAGGATCCACGACAACAGTTCCTTGTCGTGTCCTACTTGCAAAGCGTCGCCTACGCACTCCGAAACTCTCCAATTGATGACTTCATCAAGTGTTGCCGTCTCCCTTGTCTCCTTCCTGATGCaggggtcacgtggtaTTCTCAGCGTGATGACAACCACTGGGGTGATGTGCTCGCCTGCATCGAGGCTCCAGAGTCCACTCGTTCTGAGCTCAGTATCACCGCTGTCTGCGCTGATAAACAGATTGCAGATATGTTGGAGCGTTACACAAAGGTCATTAATCATCTCCCCAGCTCTGAACGGAAGCTTCTCGCCGCCAGAGGTTCCTGGTTCCCACGACTTCCCGCGAAGGGTGACAGTGCTCTCATGTGGAGTGTCGGGTCTCATGAGGAGGTTTCCGATGCTTCCGCTGTCCAGGCTGTGAAGCCAGTCTCCACCGCTACTCACACCCCCTCGGCTACCTCTCGTGCCACTCGTGCTGCTCCTCGTGGCAACGTGGCCACTACTCGAACGAGGTTCGCAGCCGTGTTCCATGTGTCTTTTACTCAGGATCGCACTCGTTCAACCAATGCTCCGATTCTGAAAAGCTACAGTTCACCAGTGCTGACAGCATGGGATTTTTCAACAATGTCTTGCGCTTGTCCGCTAATGACAAGAAGCAGTACATTTACTTCCCTCGTGAGCAGTTTCCTGTCAAATTCAGCTCTGTGTTCCTGCTGTGGAAGATCCAAGACTGGCCCGCGCTCAAGAGCTTCATCAAGTCATACCCTGGCTACGTCACTGCCCGGGCGGATACACCAAGCCTGGTATACTATCGGAACCAGATGGTTGTCGAAGCAGGATGTAAGTGTTAACTAA